The following proteins are encoded in a genomic region of Ovis canadensis isolate MfBH-ARS-UI-01 breed Bighorn chromosome 12, ARS-UI_OviCan_v2, whole genome shotgun sequence:
- the BLACAT1 gene encoding bladder cancer associated transcript 1, whose protein sequence is MPQFTFACFCGLHGFCKMKRKKEEAHRQRETAV, encoded by the coding sequence ATGCCCCAGTTCACTTTCGCTTGCTTCTGTGGCCTCCACGGTTTCTGCAagatgaagaggaagaaggaggaagcTCACAGGCAGCGGGAAACAGCGGTGTGA